The Equus asinus isolate D_3611 breed Donkey chromosome 15, EquAss-T2T_v2, whole genome shotgun sequence genome includes a window with the following:
- the NNAT gene encoding neuronatin isoform X3: MAAVAAASAELLIIGWYIFRVLLQVFLECCIYWVGFAFRNPPGTQPIARSVQVLSAEAGIHRVEDRAAGAGRAPAASPQLRPQPPALGGRVTRCSCASRPAWEPVPRRNGGSPVLPRHRSTCQGQ; the protein is encoded by the exons ATGGCGGCAGTGGCGGCGGCCTCCGCTGAACTGCTCATCATCGGCTGGTACATTTTCCGCGTGCTACTGCAG GTGTTCCTGGAATGCTGCATTTACTGGGTAGGATTCGCTTTTCGAAATCCTCCAGGGACACAGCCCATTGCGAGAA GTGTTCAGGTACTCTCTGCAGAAGCTGGCATACACCGTGTCGAGGACCGGGCGGCAGGTGCTGGGAGAGCGCCGGCAGCGAGCCCCCAACtgaggccccagcccccagccctgggcgGCCGTGTCACCAGGTGCTCCTGTGCATCTCGACCAGCATGGGAGCCAGTGCCGCGCAGGAACGGGGGGTCCCCTGTGCTCCCTCGCCATAGGAGCACTTGCCAAGGTCAGTGA
- the BLCAP gene encoding apoptosis inducing factor BLCAP → MYCLQWLLPVLLIPKPLNPALWFSHSMFMGFYLLSFLLERKPCTICALVFLAALFLICYSCWGNCFLYHCSDSPLPESAHDPGVVGT, encoded by the coding sequence ATGTATTGCCTCCAGTGGCTGCTGCCCGTCCTCCTCATCCCCAAGCCCCTCAACCCCGCCCTGTGGTTCAGCCACTCCATGTTCATGGGCTTCTACCTGCTCAGCTTCCTCCTGGAGCGGAAGCCTTGCACAATTTGTGCCTTGGTTTTCCTGGCAGCCCTGTTCCTCATCTGCTACAGCTGCTGGGGAAACTGTTTCCTGTACCACTGCTCTGATTCCCCGCTTCCGGAATCAGCGCACGACCCCGGTGTTGTGGGCACCTAA
- the NNAT gene encoding neuronatin isoform X2, with product MAAVAAASAELLIIGWYIFRVLLQVFRYSLQKLAYTVSRTGRQVLGERRQRAPN from the exons ATGGCGGCAGTGGCGGCGGCCTCCGCTGAACTGCTCATCATCGGCTGGTACATTTTCCGCGTGCTACTGCAG GTGTTCAGGTACTCTCTGCAGAAGCTGGCATACACCGTGTCGAGGACCGGGCGGCAGGTGCTGGGAGAGCGCCGGCAGCGAGCCCCCAACtga
- the NNAT gene encoding neuronatin isoform X1 codes for MAAVAAASAELLIIGWYIFRVLLQVFLECCIYWVGFAFRNPPGTQPIARSEVFRYSLQKLAYTVSRTGRQVLGERRQRAPN; via the exons ATGGCGGCAGTGGCGGCGGCCTCCGCTGAACTGCTCATCATCGGCTGGTACATTTTCCGCGTGCTACTGCAG GTGTTCCTGGAATGCTGCATTTACTGGGTAGGATTCGCTTTTCGAAATCCTCCAGGGACACAGCCCATTGCGAGAAGTGAG GTGTTCAGGTACTCTCTGCAGAAGCTGGCATACACCGTGTCGAGGACCGGGCGGCAGGTGCTGGGAGAGCGCCGGCAGCGAGCCCCCAACtga